A single genomic interval of Halorubrum aethiopicum harbors:
- a CDS encoding HalX domain-containing protein, with translation MSEATVLVVEDEPDIAALYAGFLEERYDVTVAETAAEAKDVVDERVDAVLLDRRLPDGSGDDVLEHIRAKGLDCRVAMVTAVEPDFDIIGMGFDLYLTKPVSRANLLAALETLLTRDEYDDLLQEAASLATKRAVLKAQKPAAQLDGNEAFAELVDRLEEIDADMDAIAESLSTDDYRAMFRDIGEA, from the coding sequence GTGAGCGAAGCGACGGTCCTCGTCGTGGAGGACGAGCCGGATATCGCGGCGCTGTACGCCGGCTTCCTCGAGGAGCGCTACGACGTCACCGTCGCCGAGACGGCCGCCGAGGCGAAAGACGTCGTCGACGAACGCGTCGACGCCGTCCTCCTCGACCGTCGGCTCCCCGACGGCAGCGGCGACGACGTGCTCGAACACATCCGCGCGAAGGGCCTCGACTGCCGGGTCGCGATGGTGACCGCGGTCGAGCCCGACTTCGACATCATCGGCATGGGTTTCGACCTGTATCTGACCAAGCCGGTGAGCCGGGCGAACCTTCTGGCCGCGCTCGAGACGCTCTTGACCCGCGACGAGTACGACGACCTCCTCCAGGAGGCCGCGTCGCTGGCGACCAAGCGGGCGGTCCTCAAGGCACAGAAGCCGGCCGCCCAACTGGACGGCAACGAGGCGTTCGCCGAACTCGTCGACCGGCTCGAGGAGATCGACGCCGACATGGACGCCATCGCGGAGTCGCTGTCGACGGACGACTACCGCGCGATGTTCCGGGACATCGGCGAGGCGTGA
- a CDS encoding winged helix-turn-helix domain-containing protein, with protein MEKALWYLFAASRGGANRVRIVRELRNRPRNANELAEKLDVDYNTITHHMEMLEEHDVVEPSDHDYGKLYFLTDRFERHADTFEEITERVT; from the coding sequence ATGGAGAAGGCCCTGTGGTACCTCTTCGCCGCGAGCCGCGGTGGCGCAAACAGGGTCCGGATCGTCCGCGAACTGCGGAACCGGCCGCGGAACGCGAACGAGCTGGCCGAGAAACTGGACGTCGACTACAACACGATCACACACCACATGGAGATGCTAGAGGAACACGACGTCGTCGAGCCGAGCGACCACGACTACGGGAAGCTGTACTTCCTGACCGACCGGTTCGAGCGACACGCCGACACCTTCGAGGAGATCACGGAGCGGGTGACGTGA
- a CDS encoding spondin domain-containing protein, producing MSDHVPRRRLLGAAGSLAALGLAGCLGDDGSSESMNDGEGMNGNESTDGETGDGMDGDGEDMDGDGEMGDGEGMDDGGGMEEDGTDDGEGNAEPQTFGVRIENVASTDVYPDDTSTGGQVWLTPGAYGVHTGENPIYAVGEPASIGLEALAEAGPPTGFEGEDGLVDELAASMEVHDAGAYTPADTVADPNDPTGEVPGAPPVAPGGAFEFEVEAAPGQRLSFASMFVPSNDVFVSPGEAGIELRPADGDPVEGDVTDDVALFDAGTEPNAEPPGTGPDQAPAQDAPDQGDDEDGVVRRLSDVDDGHEYPAVEDVIRVTVNPR from the coding sequence ATGTCCGATCACGTACCACGGCGGCGGCTGTTGGGAGCGGCAGGGAGTCTCGCGGCGCTCGGGCTCGCCGGATGTCTCGGTGACGACGGGAGCAGCGAGAGCATGAACGACGGCGAGGGGATGAACGGGAACGAGAGCACGGACGGCGAGACGGGCGACGGTATGGACGGCGACGGAGAGGACATGGACGGCGACGGGGAGATGGGTGACGGCGAGGGAATGGACGACGGCGGAGGGATGGAGGAGGACGGAACTGACGACGGCGAGGGGAACGCCGAGCCGCAGACGTTCGGCGTCAGGATCGAGAACGTCGCCTCGACGGACGTCTATCCCGACGACACGTCGACCGGGGGGCAGGTCTGGCTCACTCCCGGTGCGTATGGAGTCCACACGGGCGAGAACCCGATCTACGCGGTCGGGGAGCCGGCCTCGATCGGGCTCGAAGCGCTCGCCGAGGCCGGGCCGCCGACGGGCTTCGAGGGCGAGGACGGACTCGTCGACGAACTCGCCGCGTCGATGGAGGTCCACGACGCGGGGGCGTACACCCCCGCCGACACGGTCGCGGACCCGAACGATCCGACGGGCGAGGTCCCGGGGGCCCCGCCGGTCGCGCCGGGCGGCGCCTTCGAGTTCGAGGTGGAGGCGGCGCCCGGCCAGCGGCTCTCGTTCGCCTCGATGTTCGTCCCTTCGAACGACGTGTTCGTGTCGCCGGGCGAGGCGGGGATCGAACTCCGGCCGGCGGACGGCGACCCCGTCGAGGGGGACGTCACCGACGACGTGGCGCTGTTCGACGCCGGCACGGAGCCGAACGCGGAACCGCCCGGAACCGGCCCCGATCAGGCACCCGCACAGGACGCGCCCGACCAAGGTGACGACGAGGACGGCGTCGTGCGCCGGCTGAGCGACGTCGACGACGGCCACGAGTATCCCGCCGTCGAGGACGTTATCCGGGTGACCGTGAACCCGAGGTAG
- a CDS encoding beta-glucosidase has translation MATDDAVSRLVEALTLEEAGRLVSGTTDPAGRATGYLGGVDRLEVPPLTLVDGPLGVRIPGESATAFPAPIALAATFDADLAREHGAALGRETRAAGADALLAPGTNLIRVPQGGRNFEYFAEDPVLSAATAAGVVEGIESADVIATPKHYVANSQETDRATVSAEIGERALRELYLPSFRAAVAAGAGSVMSAYNRVNGTRMSDHRRLLTDVLKEEWGFDGYVVSDWYGTEGAVDAAAAGLDVEMPGVPMGDEADGADEPGDDGDDVEAGDDGTDGADGDDPADPLPPEIARGMPDPETCEPFDEALPAAVRDGSLPRERLDDMAARVLRTMDRVGLLDGDRAPADVDADAHRRLTFRVATRGSVLLENDGVLPLPADADVALVGPAVDEAVLGGGGSSETTPETTTTPREGLEARADGTVTVAPGHPPVEGISMFDFLGGDDVGGDGGDGENEPGEKETRESDDSADDPATDDAADLDAAVAAAEVADVAVVVVRDATTEALDRDGIGFPDRQDELVEAVAAAADRTVVAVAASGPVELPWHDAVDAVLLNWYPGQVHGDALAALLYGDADPGGRLPVTFAPESAYPTADRRRFPGVDGRVSHDEGVLVGYRWFDARDPDPTYPFGHGRSYAAFEYRDAALDVDEEGEEVGDVAVTVTVENVADRDGREVVQTYVRPPRVAGVDRPVREFAGAESVAVAAGGTETVTIRLDDLAFSRYDPEAGWTVDPGEYVVEVGRSARDARIELTVER, from the coding sequence ATGGCCACGGACGACGCCGTATCCCGGCTGGTCGAGGCGCTCACGCTCGAGGAGGCGGGTCGACTCGTCTCCGGCACGACGGACCCGGCCGGCCGCGCGACGGGCTACCTCGGTGGAGTCGACCGGCTCGAGGTTCCTCCGTTGACCCTGGTCGACGGGCCGCTCGGGGTCCGGATCCCGGGCGAGTCGGCGACCGCCTTTCCCGCCCCGATCGCGCTGGCCGCGACCTTCGACGCCGACCTGGCCCGCGAACACGGGGCCGCGCTCGGCCGCGAGACGAGGGCGGCCGGGGCCGACGCCCTGCTCGCGCCGGGGACGAACCTGATCCGGGTCCCGCAGGGCGGGCGGAACTTCGAGTACTTCGCGGAGGACCCCGTGCTGTCGGCCGCGACCGCCGCGGGCGTCGTCGAGGGGATCGAGTCCGCGGACGTGATCGCGACGCCGAAACACTACGTCGCGAACTCCCAGGAGACGGACCGCGCGACGGTCAGCGCCGAGATCGGCGAGCGCGCGCTCCGCGAGCTGTACCTCCCGTCGTTCCGCGCCGCGGTCGCGGCCGGTGCCGGATCGGTGATGTCGGCGTACAACCGCGTGAACGGGACCCGGATGAGCGACCACCGCCGACTGCTGACGGACGTGTTGAAGGAGGAGTGGGGGTTCGACGGCTACGTCGTCTCCGACTGGTACGGCACCGAGGGCGCGGTCGACGCCGCGGCCGCCGGTCTCGACGTCGAGATGCCGGGCGTCCCGATGGGAGACGAGGCGGACGGGGCGGACGAGCCCGGAGACGACGGCGACGACGTGGAGGCCGGCGACGACGGGACCGACGGGGCCGACGGAGACGACCCCGCCGACCCGCTCCCGCCCGAGATCGCCCGCGGGATGCCCGACCCGGAGACGTGCGAGCCGTTCGACGAGGCGCTCCCCGCCGCGGTCAGGGACGGGTCGCTCCCGCGGGAGCGGCTCGACGACATGGCGGCGCGCGTCCTCCGGACGATGGACCGGGTCGGCCTGCTGGACGGGGACCGAGCCCCCGCTGACGTCGACGCCGACGCCCACCGCCGGCTGACGTTTCGGGTGGCGACGCGGGGGTCGGTCCTCCTGGAGAACGACGGCGTCCTCCCGCTTCCGGCCGACGCCGACGTCGCGCTCGTCGGTCCCGCGGTCGACGAGGCGGTCCTCGGCGGGGGCGGCTCCTCGGAGACGACGCCGGAGACGACCACGACGCCGCGGGAGGGCCTCGAGGCGCGCGCGGACGGAACCGTGACCGTCGCGCCCGGTCACCCGCCGGTCGAGGGGATCTCGATGTTCGACTTCCTGGGCGGTGACGACGTCGGCGGCGACGGCGGCGACGGGGAGAACGAACCCGGCGAGAAGGAGACGCGCGAATCGGACGACTCCGCGGACGACCCCGCGACCGACGACGCCGCGGACCTCGACGCGGCGGTCGCGGCCGCCGAGGTCGCGGACGTCGCCGTCGTCGTCGTCCGCGACGCCACCACGGAGGCGCTCGACCGGGACGGGATCGGGTTCCCCGACCGCCAGGACGAACTGGTCGAGGCGGTCGCCGCGGCCGCCGACCGGACCGTCGTCGCGGTCGCCGCGAGCGGCCCGGTCGAGCTCCCGTGGCACGACGCGGTCGACGCGGTCCTCCTCAACTGGTACCCCGGACAGGTCCACGGCGACGCGCTCGCCGCGCTGTTGTACGGCGATGCCGATCCGGGGGGCCGGCTCCCGGTCACGTTCGCGCCGGAGTCCGCGTACCCGACGGCCGACCGCCGGCGCTTCCCCGGCGTCGACGGGCGCGTCAGCCACGACGAGGGTGTCCTCGTCGGCTACCGCTGGTTCGACGCCCGCGACCCCGATCCGACCTACCCGTTCGGTCACGGCCGCTCGTACGCGGCGTTCGAGTACCGCGACGCCGCTCTCGACGTCGACGAGGAAGGCGAGGAAGTGGGTGACGTCGCCGTCACGGTCACGGTCGAGAACGTCGCCGACCGCGACGGGCGCGAGGTGGTCCAGACGTACGTGCGGCCGCCGCGCGTCGCGGGCGTCGACCGCCCCGTCCGCGAGTTCGCCGGGGCGGAGAGCGTCGCCGTCGCCGCCGGCGGGACCGAGACGGTCACGATCCGCCTCGACGACCTCGCGTTCTCCCGGTACGACCCCGAGGCGGGGTGGACCGTCGATCCCGGCGAGTACGTCGTCGAGGTCGGTCGCTCCGCGCGGGACGCCCGGATCGAACTGACGGTGGAGCGGTGA
- a CDS encoding DHH family phosphoesterase, translating to MAAADIPVPALGDRARACARRLREADRVLLASHIDADGLTSAAVASAALARAGIDHEVVFEKQLDAESIAGIAARGFEVVCFTDFGSGQIDVIADHEARGDFVPVIADHHQPADADTTFHLNPLLEGIDGASELSGAGASYLLARALEGPDGDNRDLAALAVVGAVGDMQNGDGGLVGANEAIVADGVDAGVLEERTDLDLYGRQTRPLPKLLEYASDVRIPGISNDEAGAIGFLRDLDVDARRDGEWRRWVDLDDAERRTLVSALIRRAVASGVPADRIERLVGTSYTLLDEESGTELRDVSEFSTLLNATARYERADVGLAVCLGDRDAALAEARRLLRNHRRNLSEGLQWVKSEGVTHEEHLQWFDAGSRIRETIVGIVAGMAAGSPAVDRSKPVIAFAEKNAEELKVSSRGTGRLVRRGLDLSAVMREASRSVGGDGGGHDVAAGATIPSGERDAFLASADALVGDQLS from the coding sequence ATGGCAGCCGCCGACATCCCCGTTCCCGCGCTCGGCGATCGGGCCCGCGCCTGCGCCCGTCGCCTGCGCGAGGCCGACCGCGTCCTGCTCGCCTCACACATCGACGCCGACGGGCTCACGAGCGCCGCCGTCGCGTCGGCGGCGCTCGCGCGGGCGGGGATCGACCACGAGGTCGTCTTCGAGAAGCAGCTCGACGCCGAGTCGATAGCGGGGATCGCCGCCCGCGGGTTCGAGGTGGTCTGCTTCACCGACTTCGGCTCCGGCCAGATCGACGTCATCGCCGACCACGAGGCCCGCGGCGACTTCGTTCCCGTGATCGCCGACCACCACCAGCCCGCCGACGCCGACACGACGTTCCACCTCAATCCCCTGCTCGAGGGGATCGACGGGGCGAGCGAGCTCTCGGGGGCGGGCGCGAGCTACCTCCTCGCCCGCGCGCTCGAGGGGCCCGACGGCGACAACCGCGACCTCGCGGCGCTGGCGGTCGTCGGCGCGGTCGGCGACATGCAGAACGGCGACGGCGGGCTCGTCGGCGCGAACGAGGCGATCGTCGCGGACGGCGTCGACGCGGGCGTCCTCGAGGAGCGCACCGACCTCGACCTGTACGGCCGACAGACCCGGCCGCTCCCCAAACTGCTGGAGTACGCCTCCGACGTACGGATTCCGGGGATCTCCAACGACGAGGCGGGCGCGATCGGCTTCCTTCGGGACCTCGACGTCGACGCGCGACGCGACGGCGAGTGGCGGCGCTGGGTCGACCTCGACGACGCGGAGCGGCGGACGCTCGTCTCCGCGCTGATACGGCGCGCCGTCGCCTCCGGCGTTCCCGCGGACCGGATCGAGCGGCTCGTCGGCACCTCCTACACGCTGCTCGACGAGGAGTCGGGAACCGAACTGCGGGACGTCAGCGAGTTCTCGACGCTGCTCAACGCGACCGCGCGATACGAGCGCGCGGACGTGGGGCTGGCGGTGTGTCTCGGCGACCGCGACGCCGCGCTCGCGGAGGCGCGACGGCTGCTCCGGAACCACAGGCGGAACCTCTCGGAGGGGCTCCAGTGGGTGAAATCCGAGGGCGTGACCCACGAGGAGCACCTCCAGTGGTTCGACGCCGGCTCGCGGATCCGCGAGACGATCGTCGGGATCGTCGCGGGCATGGCCGCCGGTTCGCCGGCCGTCGACCGTTCGAAGCCCGTGATCGCGTTCGCGGAGAAGAACGCGGAGGAGCTGAAGGTCTCCTCGCGCGGGACCGGACGGCTGGTTCGGCGGGGGCTCGACCTCTCGGCCGTGATGCGGGAGGCGAGCCGGTCCGTGGGCGGCGACGGCGGCGGCCACGACGTCGCCGCCGGCGCGACGATCCCGAGCGGCGAACGCGACGCGTTCCTCGCGTCGGCGGACGCGCTGGTCGGGGATCAGCTCTCGTAA
- a CDS encoding DUF192 domain-containing protein produces the protein MNRRFPALTAAAIVVFVLAALVVATAPSVLIPGYETTTVEAVDAETGETLATVDARIADGPMKRYVGLSTTNELADDEGMLFVHRESGEHGYVMRDMAFAIDIVFVAEDGEITEIREAEPESRPLRTYEGTGKYVLEVPRGWSADNGIEPGDELRFELP, from the coding sequence GTGAACCGTCGCTTTCCCGCGTTGACCGCCGCCGCCATCGTCGTCTTCGTCCTCGCCGCACTCGTGGTCGCCACCGCGCCCTCCGTCCTGATCCCGGGTTACGAGACGACCACGGTCGAGGCGGTCGACGCCGAGACGGGCGAGACCCTCGCGACCGTCGACGCCCGGATCGCCGACGGCCCGATGAAACGCTACGTCGGCCTCTCGACGACGAACGAACTCGCCGACGACGAGGGGATGCTGTTCGTCCACCGCGAGTCCGGCGAGCACGGCTACGTGATGCGCGATATGGCCTTCGCCATCGACATCGTGTTCGTCGCCGAGGACGGCGAGATCACGGAGATCCGGGAGGCGGAACCCGAGTCGCGCCCGCTCAGAACCTACGAGGGGACGGGAAAATACGTCCTCGAGGTCCCGAGAGGGTGGAGCGCCGACAACGGGATCGAGCCGGGCGACGAACTCCGGTTCGAGTTGCCCTGA
- the metX gene encoding homoserine O-acetyltransferase MetX, whose protein sequence is MAATPTEAGVAALGEFTFECGRSIPDLRVAYETYGEFDGDNVVLVCHALTGSQNVARTPERDADAGQAGQARAWWDDVVGPGKAIDTTEYYVVCANVPGSCYGTSGPASERPADLDLADEPDHDRWGTAFPPVQVEDWTRAQRRLLDHLGVGRLRAVVGGSVGGMNVLEWAKRYPDDVDRIVPIAAAARLDAQCLGLDAIARRAIRADPNWNGGDYYGEGRDSPDTGLAMARQIGHVMYLSKASMEKKFGRRSAGRDSLSREQGDLGLEADPAAAFFPYREVESYLDYQAEGFAERFDANSYLYLTRAMDEYDLAAGYGSDADALAAFEGEALLLSFTGDWHFTVEQSASVATAFRERDVPVAHHVIDSDHGHDAFLVEPERVGPPLRDFLADGVEGRAVDDAGGDDEDPESDRDPDHAPVHSSLFGG, encoded by the coding sequence ATGGCGGCGACGCCCACCGAGGCCGGCGTCGCGGCGCTCGGGGAGTTCACCTTCGAGTGCGGCCGGTCGATCCCCGACCTGCGCGTCGCCTACGAGACGTACGGCGAGTTCGACGGCGACAACGTCGTCCTCGTGTGTCACGCGCTCACCGGCAGCCAGAACGTCGCCCGGACGCCGGAGCGCGACGCCGACGCCGGCCAGGCCGGCCAGGCCCGCGCGTGGTGGGACGACGTGGTCGGCCCCGGAAAGGCGATCGACACGACCGAGTACTACGTCGTCTGCGCGAACGTCCCCGGCTCCTGTTACGGCACCTCCGGACCGGCCAGCGAGCGGCCCGCGGACCTCGATCTCGCGGACGAGCCCGACCACGACCGCTGGGGGACGGCGTTCCCGCCGGTTCAAGTCGAGGACTGGACGCGCGCGCAGCGCCGGCTGCTCGACCACCTCGGCGTCGGCCGGCTTCGAGCCGTGGTCGGCGGGAGCGTCGGCGGGATGAACGTCCTCGAGTGGGCGAAGCGCTACCCGGACGACGTGGACCGGATCGTCCCGATCGCCGCCGCCGCCCGGCTCGACGCGCAGTGTCTCGGACTCGACGCGATCGCGCGCCGGGCGATCCGCGCGGACCCGAACTGGAACGGCGGCGACTACTACGGCGAGGGTCGCGACTCGCCCGACACCGGGCTCGCGATGGCCCGACAGATCGGCCACGTGATGTACCTCTCGAAGGCGTCGATGGAGAAGAAGTTCGGCCGGCGCTCGGCGGGTCGAGACTCGCTGAGCCGCGAGCAGGGCGATCTGGGGCTCGAGGCCGACCCCGCGGCCGCCTTCTTCCCGTACCGCGAGGTTGAGTCGTACCTCGACTACCAGGCGGAGGGGTTCGCGGAGCGGTTCGACGCCAACAGCTACCTCTATCTCACGCGCGCGATGGACGAGTACGACCTCGCCGCCGGCTACGGCTCCGACGCCGACGCGCTCGCCGCCTTCGAGGGCGAGGCACTCCTCTTGAGCTTCACCGGCGACTGGCACTTCACCGTCGAGCAGTCGGCGTCGGTCGCGACCGCCTTCCGCGAGCGAGACGTCCCCGTCGCCCACCACGTGATCGACTCCGACCACGGCCACGACGCGTTCCTCGTCGAGCCCGAACGCGTCGGCCCGCCGCTCCGCGACTTCCTCGCCGACGGGGTGGAGGGCCGGGCCGTCGACGACGCGGGTGGAGACGACGAGGACCCCGAGTCCGACCGCGACCCGGACCACGCCCCGGTCCACTCCAGCCTGTTCGGCGGGTGA
- a CDS encoding molybdopterin-dependent oxidoreductase, which yields MIDDIERRDALLAAAAGTAAVAGSYLVTGWSPSFVVRPVDRVIVDLTPGPIVTAAIETVGDAGHLLHVAMAIATAIGLFGAVSFVGRRLADRVGSRPLAGVATGAGAWLLAAGLTGEPALAIGPALPAAAVVAIGDGPIASADGSSTSVDSARRRTLGAVAGALGFVVSSVGGRRALATEDDPLAGAPRSAGAESRIRDLGSASLELESDDLHGLVSPIDGFYNVDISEFDPEVTTEEWSLTFTGETGAERTVAFDDLIDRPVEHRAISLRCVGEPLNGRKLDTAVWTGTPIRPLLESVDPSGDCDCAMLHGADGYYVQFPVEVLADGFLAWGMNGRELPPSHGHPVRVLIPGHWGETNVKWLTEIELLETEEEGYWEERGWEGTGEVETVAKLWEEGITDLPDGRIELAGHAYAGTRGIDRVEVSTDGGESWTDATLSEPLADEDVWRQWRHVFEPDGTHEVVVRATDGTGTLQTHERSDPSPTGASGWVRRTVGG from the coding sequence GTGATCGACGACATCGAACGGCGAGACGCGTTGCTCGCGGCGGCGGCCGGCACGGCCGCGGTCGCCGGTTCGTATCTCGTCACGGGATGGTCGCCGTCGTTCGTCGTCCGGCCCGTCGATCGGGTCATCGTCGATCTCACGCCCGGACCGATCGTGACCGCCGCGATCGAGACCGTCGGCGACGCGGGACACCTCCTTCACGTCGCGATGGCGATCGCGACCGCGATCGGACTGTTCGGCGCGGTGTCGTTCGTCGGACGACGCCTCGCCGATCGGGTCGGCTCCCGGCCGCTCGCCGGCGTCGCGACCGGCGCGGGCGCGTGGCTCCTCGCGGCCGGACTGACGGGAGAGCCGGCGCTCGCGATCGGACCGGCCCTGCCCGCGGCGGCGGTCGTCGCGATCGGCGACGGTCCGATCGCGAGCGCCGACGGTTCGTCGACGTCGGTCGACTCGGCGCGCCGACGGACGCTCGGGGCGGTCGCGGGAGCGCTCGGGTTCGTCGTCTCGTCGGTCGGCGGGCGGCGAGCGCTCGCGACGGAGGACGATCCGCTCGCCGGCGCGCCGCGGTCGGCGGGCGCCGAGTCGCGGATCCGGGATCTGGGGTCGGCGTCGCTCGAGCTCGAAAGCGACGACCTCCACGGACTGGTGAGCCCCATCGACGGGTTCTACAACGTCGACATCTCGGAGTTTGACCCGGAGGTCACCACCGAGGAGTGGTCGCTGACGTTCACCGGCGAGACCGGGGCGGAACGAACGGTCGCGTTCGACGACCTGATCGACCGACCGGTCGAACACCGGGCGATCTCGTTGCGGTGCGTCGGCGAGCCGCTGAACGGACGGAAGCTAGACACCGCCGTCTGGACCGGAACGCCGATCCGGCCGCTGCTCGAGTCCGTCGATCCCTCGGGCGACTGCGACTGCGCGATGTTACACGGGGCGGACGGCTACTACGTCCAGTTCCCGGTCGAGGTCCTCGCCGACGGCTTCCTGGCGTGGGGGATGAACGGGCGGGAGCTTCCCCCGAGTCACGGACATCCGGTTCGCGTGCTCATCCCGGGCCACTGGGGCGAGACGAACGTGAAGTGGCTGACGGAGATCGAGCTGCTGGAGACGGAGGAGGAGGGCTACTGGGAGGAGCGCGGCTGGGAGGGAACGGGCGAGGTCGAGACCGTCGCGAAGCTCTGGGAGGAGGGTATCACGGACCTCCCCGACGGACGGATCGAGCTCGCCGGTCACGCGTACGCCGGGACGCGCGGGATCGACCGCGTGGAGGTCTCGACGGACGGAGGGGAGTCGTGGACCGACGCGACGCTCTCGGAGCCGCTCGCGGACGAGGACGTCTGGCGACAGTGGCGTCACGTCTTCGAACCGGACGGGACACACGAGGTGGTCGTCCGGGCGACGGACGGGACCGGGACGCTCCAGACGCACGAGAGGTCCGACCCCTCGCCGACCGGCGCGTCCGGGTGGGTCCGGCGGACGGTCGGCGGGTGA
- a CDS encoding O-acetylhomoserine aminocarboxypropyltransferase/cysteine synthase family protein, translating into MTRGFDTRSLHAGSTADPATGARAMPIHQTTSYAFEDADSAADLYALRADGDVYSRVSNPTVRALENRLADLEGGSGAVATASGMGAFDAITTVLASAGDNVVASEEMYGGTATHLTTVANRRGIETRLVGTTDYEGYAEAIDDDTAFVHVETLSNPSLVTPDFERLAGIAHDRAVPLVVDNTFATPALCRPIEHGADVVWESTTKWITGNGTTVGGIVVDGGTFPWDHPDAEYEELSGESPAFPIDFVERFGDAAFANVVRQRAVRPTGSQQSPFDAWQTLQGVGTLPLRMERHCENARDVAEFLRGDDRVDWVTYPGFGDHPTHDDASAYLEGYGGMVTFGTAGGYAAAKTLCESVDLASFLANIGDAKTLVIHPASTTHAQLDEAARAAAGVTEDMVRLSVGIEESADVIADLDAALEAAEDAGTDRAGTNGGAPEEGR; encoded by the coding sequence ATGACACGTGGGTTCGACACCCGGAGTCTCCACGCCGGGTCGACCGCCGACCCGGCGACCGGAGCTCGCGCGATGCCGATCCACCAGACGACCTCGTACGCGTTCGAGGACGCCGATTCGGCGGCGGACCTGTACGCGCTCCGGGCCGACGGCGACGTCTACTCCCGCGTCTCGAACCCGACCGTTCGCGCCCTCGAGAACCGCCTCGCCGACCTGGAGGGCGGATCGGGCGCGGTCGCGACCGCCTCGGGGATGGGCGCGTTCGACGCGATCACCACGGTGCTCGCGAGCGCCGGCGACAACGTCGTCGCCAGCGAGGAGATGTACGGCGGCACCGCGACGCACCTCACCACCGTCGCGAACCGCCGCGGGATCGAGACCCGCCTCGTCGGCACTACCGACTACGAGGGGTACGCCGAGGCGATCGACGACGACACCGCCTTCGTCCACGTGGAGACGCTCTCGAACCCCTCGCTCGTCACGCCCGACTTCGAGCGGCTCGCGGGGATCGCCCACGACCGCGCGGTCCCGCTCGTCGTCGACAACACGTTCGCGACCCCCGCGCTCTGCCGGCCGATCGAGCACGGCGCGGACGTGGTCTGGGAGTCGACGACCAAGTGGATCACCGGCAACGGCACCACGGTCGGGGGGATCGTCGTCGACGGCGGCACCTTCCCGTGGGACCACCCGGACGCGGAGTACGAGGAGCTCTCCGGGGAGTCGCCGGCGTTCCCGATCGACTTCGTGGAGCGGTTCGGCGACGCCGCCTTCGCGAACGTCGTCCGCCAGCGGGCGGTCCGACCCACGGGGAGCCAGCAGTCCCCATTCGACGCCTGGCAAACGCTCCAGGGCGTGGGGACGCTCCCGCTCCGGATGGAGCGTCACTGCGAGAACGCCCGCGACGTCGCGGAGTTCCTCCGCGGGGACGACCGCGTCGACTGGGTGACGTACCCGGGGTTCGGCGACCACCCGACCCACGACGACGCGAGCGCGTATCTGGAGGGGTACGGCGGGATGGTCACCTTCGGGACCGCCGGCGGGTACGCGGCCGCGAAGACGCTGTGTGAGTCGGTCGACCTCGCGAGCTTCCTCGCGAACATCGGCGACGCGAAGACCCTGGTTATCCACCCCGCCTCCACCACGCACGCACAGCTCGACGAGGCGGCGCGGGCGGCCGCGGGCGTCACCGAGGACATGGTCCGGCTCTCGGTCGGCATCGAGGAGTCCGCGGACGTGATCGCCGACCTCGACGCCGCGCTGGAGGCGGCGGAGGACGCGGGGACGGACCGAGCCGGGACGAACGGCGGAGCGCCGGAGGAGGGGCGGTGA